ATGTATGTGAAGCAAAAGAGGTTGAAACCTCTGTGATCAATGGGCGGTCGCTCGTGGGCTTAGGTGTTAGTCGACATCATTTACGTGGCCTAGAGTATATTCCCCTTTATGATGAAAAAAACTATTTATACTGCGCCAAAGATCACCCATTATTTGACTGTAAGCCTTCGCAGGTCAATAAACTACTTAACAGTGCTGAAGTTGTCTCAAGTAACTATATGCGAGATAAAGAGGTCCGAAATGATGGGCTAAAATACATGAATACCGCCATGGCTTATCATGATGAAGGGATTGCACACTTAATTTTATCAGGCGCATTTATTGGTTACTTACCCGAACACTACGCAAGTTATTGGGTTGATAAAGGCATATTAAAGGCAATATCACCACAAAAATACGCGTATACCATTCCGGTTTCATTGATCACCGCAAAAAATAACTCAGCCTCCCCTCTTGCGAATGCAATTATTGAGGAATTAAAGCGAAGTCACAATATTAGCCAT
This genomic window from Pseudoalteromonas luteoviolacea contains:
- a CDS encoding LysR family transcriptional regulator; this translates as MQVHDVDLRLLRIFVAIVESGGLSAAESRLNIGRSTISSHLSDLEVRLGIKLCKRGRGGFELTEPGRITYQASLELLQQCEAFATTVASSKNELSGRVTIAVIDTMASDPRCGIANAIASLKTQSDNIQFDINVCEAKEVETSVINGRSLVGLGVSRHHLRGLEYIPLYDEKNYLYCAKDHPLFDCKPSQVNKLLNSAEVVSSNYMRDKEVRNDGLKYMNTAMAYHDEGIAHLILSGAFIGYLPEHYASYWVDKGILKAISPQKYAYTIPVSLITAKNNSASPLANAIIEELKRSHNISHRND